In Janibacter sp. CX7, a single genomic region encodes these proteins:
- a CDS encoding glycerol-3-phosphate dehydrogenase/oxidase, whose protein sequence is MPLPTPLDPQQRAAAWRRIADEDLDVLVVGGGVTGAGVALDAATRGLKVALVEQRDFASGTSSRSSKLFHGGVRYLEQLNFALVREALQERELMLTRIAPHLVKPVSFLYPLSHPVWERPYVTAGLTLYDTMGGGRSVPRTKQMTKGGVRRIAPGLKPSAHHGGLLYHDAQCDDARHTLTVVRTAAAYGATVLNSAKVTGLLHAGERVVGARVLDVETGDEVEVNASVVINCTGVWTDDIQTMAGGRGRFHVRASKGVHIVVARDRVNSETGLILRTEKSVLFCIPWGTHWIIGTTDTDWNLSRAHPAATAADIDYILEQINGVLLTPLTRDDIQGVYAGLRPLLAGESEESSQLSREHAVARPQPGLISIAGGKYTTYRVMAADAVDAAREDLSPGVPESVTAHIPLVGAEGYQALVNQLDTLSRRHDLPVWRVTHLLDRYGSMAVDLFAMIDEDRSLAEPLAGAEEYLRVEVVYAARHEATLHLNDLLTRRMRISIETPDRGVEAAEPAARILAAELGWDEERATSEVEHYLRRVQAEIESQQMTEDERADAERTEATDIRVLAKG, encoded by the coding sequence ATGCCACTTCCCACGCCGCTCGACCCCCAGCAGCGCGCCGCGGCCTGGCGCCGCATCGCCGACGAGGACCTGGACGTCCTGGTCGTCGGTGGTGGCGTCACCGGTGCCGGCGTCGCGCTCGACGCCGCGACCCGTGGTCTCAAGGTCGCCCTCGTCGAGCAGCGCGACTTCGCCTCTGGGACCTCCTCGCGCTCCAGCAAGCTCTTCCACGGCGGCGTCCGCTACCTCGAGCAGCTCAACTTCGCGCTGGTCCGCGAGGCCCTCCAGGAGCGTGAGCTCATGCTCACCCGCATCGCGCCGCACCTGGTCAAGCCGGTGAGCTTCCTCTACCCCCTCTCTCACCCGGTCTGGGAGCGGCCCTACGTCACCGCGGGCCTGACCCTCTACGACACGATGGGCGGCGGCCGCTCGGTGCCCCGCACCAAGCAGATGACGAAGGGGGGAGTGCGCCGGATCGCGCCGGGCCTGAAGCCCTCCGCGCACCACGGCGGCCTGCTCTACCACGACGCCCAGTGCGACGACGCCCGCCACACCCTCACCGTCGTGCGCACGGCAGCGGCCTACGGCGCCACCGTGCTCAACTCCGCCAAGGTCACCGGCCTGCTCCATGCGGGCGAGCGGGTCGTCGGTGCCCGGGTGCTCGACGTCGAGACCGGCGACGAGGTCGAGGTCAACGCGTCGGTGGTCATCAACTGCACCGGCGTGTGGACCGACGACATCCAGACCATGGCCGGCGGTCGCGGCCGCTTCCACGTGCGCGCGAGCAAGGGCGTGCACATCGTCGTCGCCCGCGACCGGGTCAACTCCGAGACCGGTCTGATCCTGCGGACGGAAAAATCGGTCCTCTTCTGCATCCCGTGGGGCACCCACTGGATCATCGGCACGACCGACACCGACTGGAACCTCTCCCGGGCGCACCCGGCCGCGACGGCCGCGGACATCGACTACATCCTCGAGCAGATCAACGGCGTGCTGCTCACCCCGCTGACCCGCGACGACATCCAGGGGGTCTACGCCGGTCTGCGTCCGCTGCTCGCGGGGGAGTCGGAGGAGTCCTCGCAGCTCAGTCGCGAGCACGCCGTCGCCCGCCCGCAGCCGGGCCTGATCTCCATCGCCGGCGGCAAGTACACGACCTATCGGGTCATGGCCGCCGACGCCGTCGACGCCGCCCGCGAGGACCTCTCGCCCGGCGTGCCCGAGAGCGTCACCGCGCACATCCCGCTCGTCGGGGCCGAGGGCTACCAGGCGCTGGTCAACCAGCTCGACACCCTCAGCCGCCGACACGACCTCCCGGTCTGGCGGGTGACCCACCTGCTCGACCGCTACGGCTCGATGGCCGTCGACCTCTTCGCCATGATCGACGAGGACCGCTCTCTCGCAGAGCCGCTCGCCGGCGCGGAGGAGTACCTGCGGGTCGAGGTCGTCTACGCGGCACGCCACGAGGCGACGCTCCACCTCAACGACCTGCTGACCCGTCGGATGCGCATCTCCATCGAGACGCCCGACCGCGGCGTCGAGGCGGCCGAGCCCGCCGCGCGCATCCTCGCCGCCGAGCTCGGCTGGGACGAGGAGCGCGCGACCTCGGAGGTCGAGCACTACCTGCGCCGGGTCCAGGCGGAGATCGAGAGCCAGCAGATGACCGAGGACGAGCGGGCGGACGCCGAGCGCACCGAGGCGACCGACATCCGCGTGCTGGCGAAGGGCTGA
- the glpK gene encoding glycerol kinase GlpK, whose translation MSAATTYVLSIDQGTTSTRAMVFDREGRVVASDQIEHEQIFPRAGWVEHDALEIWGNTRRVIGGALGKANLNSGHIEAVGITNQRETTVVWEKATGQPIHHAVVWQDTRTQGIVDELAADGGLDRFKEVCGLPLATYFAGPKIAWILDHVEGARERAEAGELLAGTMDTWVLWNLTGGGENDGVHVTDVTNASRTMLMDLRTLQWDEATCEAIGVPVQVLPEIRSSSEVYGECKPGVLNGTPIAGILGDQQSATFGQACLTPGTAKNTYGTGNFMLLNTGTEIVSSDNGLLTTVCYQLGEQDAVYALEGSIAVTGSLIQWLRDNLGFIKEAPQVEALACSVEDNGGVYFVPAFSGLFAPHWRPDARGAILGLTRYATKAHIARAALESTAYQTRDVLDAMQADAERAGGRLTELKVDGGMVANDTLMQFQADMLGVDVVRPQIAETTALGAAYAAGLAVGYWESTDEIVDNWSEGKRWSPAMDEDEVERLHRNWTKAISKTLDWVDEDVD comes from the coding sequence ATGAGTGCTGCGACGACGTACGTGCTGTCCATCGACCAAGGGACGACGAGCACCCGGGCCATGGTCTTCGACCGCGAGGGACGGGTCGTCGCGAGCGACCAGATCGAGCACGAGCAGATCTTCCCGCGGGCCGGCTGGGTCGAGCACGACGCGCTGGAGATCTGGGGCAACACCCGCCGGGTCATCGGCGGGGCACTCGGCAAGGCCAACCTCAACAGCGGCCACATCGAGGCCGTCGGCATCACCAACCAGCGTGAGACGACCGTCGTGTGGGAGAAGGCGACCGGCCAGCCCATCCACCACGCGGTCGTCTGGCAGGACACCCGCACCCAGGGAATCGTCGACGAGCTCGCGGCCGACGGCGGGCTCGACCGCTTCAAGGAGGTCTGCGGGCTGCCGCTCGCGACCTACTTCGCCGGGCCCAAGATCGCGTGGATCCTCGACCACGTCGAGGGCGCCCGCGAGCGCGCCGAGGCTGGCGAGCTGCTCGCCGGGACGATGGACACCTGGGTGCTGTGGAACCTCACCGGCGGCGGCGAGAACGACGGCGTGCACGTCACGGACGTCACCAATGCCTCGCGCACGATGCTCATGGACCTGCGCACGCTCCAGTGGGACGAGGCGACCTGCGAGGCCATCGGGGTGCCGGTCCAGGTACTGCCGGAGATCCGCTCCTCGTCAGAGGTCTACGGCGAGTGCAAGCCCGGCGTCCTCAACGGCACGCCGATCGCGGGGATCCTCGGCGACCAGCAGTCCGCGACCTTCGGTCAGGCCTGCCTGACGCCGGGCACCGCCAAGAACACCTACGGCACCGGCAACTTCATGCTGCTCAACACCGGCACCGAGATCGTCTCCAGCGACAACGGCCTGCTGACGACGGTCTGCTACCAGCTCGGCGAGCAGGACGCGGTCTACGCCCTGGAGGGGTCGATCGCCGTGACCGGGTCGCTGATCCAGTGGCTGCGCGACAACCTCGGCTTCATCAAGGAGGCACCCCAGGTCGAAGCGCTCGCCTGCAGCGTCGAGGACAACGGCGGGGTGTACTTCGTGCCGGCCTTCTCCGGGCTCTTCGCCCCGCACTGGCGGCCAGACGCACGCGGCGCGATCCTCGGGCTGACCCGCTACGCCACGAAGGCCCACATCGCGCGTGCGGCGCTGGAGTCGACGGCCTACCAGACACGTGACGTGCTCGACGCGATGCAGGCCGACGCCGAGCGGGCTGGCGGGCGGCTGACCGAGCTCAAGGTCGACGGGGGGATGGTCGCCAACGACACGCTCATGCAGTTCCAGGCGGACATGCTCGGCGTCGACGTCGTGCGGCCGCAGATCGCCGAGACCACGGCCCTGGGTGCCGCCTACGCCGCCGGTTTGGCCGTCGGCTACTGGGAATCGACGGACGAGATCGTCGACAACTGGTCCGAGGGGAAGCGATGGTCGCCGGCGATGGACGAGGACGAGGTCGAGCGGCTGCACCGCAACTGGACCAAGGCCATCTCCAAGACCCTCGACTGGGTGGACGAGGACGTCGACTGA
- a CDS encoding alkaline phosphatase → MPEISRRVVLSSTVAAAGAAALQPSAVAAPFQVHRSRPLLTSGVSSGDVTTDSAVLWARADRPSRMVATITGPGRSRRTVRGPWVTPGTDHTGKIDLRHLAPGRRHEIEVGFEDDEGRRGQTADLSFATATQGRGGQSFVWTGDTAGQGWGINPDLGGYVAYRAMHETRPDFFVHAGDTIYADGPIEAQVTEPDGQVWRNLVIPEVEQRAQSLAEFRGRHRYNHLDDNLRAMYADVPVIAQWDDHETTNNWYPGEILTDPAYDRERRVDVLARWAKRAWWEWQPISNGQDRPDGQRIHRKVSRGRHLDVFCLDMRTHKDPNTAGTERERTSLMGEEQVRWLASELKRSRVTWKVISADLPIGIVVPDGEAQESLSNRDPGAPLGKELEMAWLLREIKDVPGVVWITADVHYCAAHHYSPERAAFTDFSPFWEFVAGPINAGTFGPNEMDATFGPRVDFIKTADYPNQSPRGGNQFFGHADIADDGRLTVTLRDAQGTVLYTRELSPER, encoded by the coding sequence ATGCCCGAGATCTCGCGTCGCGTCGTCCTGTCCTCCACCGTCGCCGCTGCCGGTGCGGCGGCGCTCCAGCCGTCGGCCGTCGCCGCGCCCTTCCAGGTGCACCGCAGCCGTCCGCTGCTGACCTCCGGCGTCTCGTCAGGTGACGTCACGACCGACTCGGCGGTCCTGTGGGCCCGGGCGGACCGCCCTTCGCGCATGGTCGCCACGATCACCGGACCGGGCCGCTCCCGCCGGACCGTCCGCGGGCCGTGGGTCACGCCCGGCACCGACCACACGGGCAAGATCGACCTGCGGCACCTCGCGCCGGGCCGGCGCCACGAGATCGAGGTCGGCTTCGAGGACGACGAGGGGCGAAGGGGGCAGACCGCGGACCTGTCCTTCGCGACGGCCACGCAGGGCCGGGGCGGTCAGTCCTTCGTGTGGACCGGTGACACCGCCGGCCAGGGGTGGGGGATCAACCCCGACCTCGGCGGCTACGTCGCCTACCGGGCGATGCACGAGACCCGCCCCGACTTCTTCGTCCACGCCGGCGACACGATCTACGCCGACGGACCGATCGAGGCACAGGTCACCGAGCCCGACGGGCAGGTGTGGCGCAACCTCGTCATCCCGGAGGTCGAGCAGCGGGCGCAGAGCCTCGCGGAGTTCCGCGGGCGGCACCGCTACAACCACCTCGACGACAACCTGCGGGCGATGTACGCCGACGTGCCGGTCATCGCCCAGTGGGACGACCACGAGACGACGAACAACTGGTACCCCGGTGAGATCCTCACCGACCCGGCCTACGACCGTGAGCGTCGCGTCGACGTCCTCGCGCGCTGGGCGAAGCGGGCGTGGTGGGAGTGGCAGCCGATCAGCAACGGCCAGGACCGCCCCGACGGGCAGCGGATCCACCGCAAGGTCTCGCGCGGCCGGCACCTCGACGTCTTCTGCCTCGACATGCGCACCCACAAGGACCCCAACACGGCGGGGACCGAGCGGGAGCGCACCTCGCTCATGGGGGAGGAGCAGGTGCGCTGGCTCGCGAGCGAGCTCAAGCGGTCGCGCGTCACGTGGAAGGTGATCTCCGCCGACCTGCCGATCGGGATCGTCGTGCCCGACGGCGAGGCCCAGGAGTCGCTGTCCAACCGTGACCCGGGCGCCCCGCTGGGCAAGGAGCTCGAGATGGCCTGGCTGCTGCGCGAGATCAAGGACGTGCCCGGCGTCGTGTGGATCACCGCCGACGTGCACTACTGCGCCGCGCACCACTACAGCCCGGAGCGAGCGGCCTTCACCGACTTCTCGCCCTTCTGGGAGTTCGTCGCCGGCCCGATCAACGCCGGCACCTTCGGGCCCAACGAGATGGACGCGACCTTCGGTCCCCGGGTCGACTTCATCAAGACGGCGGACTACCCCAACCAGTCGCCGCGGGGCGGCAACCAGTTCTTCGGGCACGCCGACATCGCCGACGACGGGCGGCTGACGGTCACCCTGCGCGACGCGCAGGGCACGGTGCTCTACACCCGGGAGCTGTCGCCGGAGAGGTGA
- a CDS encoding class I SAM-dependent methyltransferase translates to MTDHYFTDSPAATDAERRPLDVTLAGREVTVETAGGTFSPTGLDKATAVLLDAVPQPPSAADLLDIGCGWGPIALTLALRAPDATVWAVDVTERALDLTRRNAAALGLTNVRTARPDEVPTNLPFAAIWSNPPIRIGKPAVHELLRTWLPRLAPGADAHLVIGKNLGADGYQRWISTELGLPTERVGSSKGFRVLRTSRPAAG, encoded by the coding sequence GTGACCGACCACTACTTCACCGACTCCCCTGCCGCGACCGATGCCGAGCGACGCCCGCTGGATGTCACGCTCGCCGGCCGAGAGGTCACGGTGGAGACCGCAGGTGGCACCTTCTCCCCCACCGGTCTCGACAAGGCGACGGCGGTCCTGCTCGACGCGGTGCCCCAACCCCCCTCTGCCGCAGACCTGCTCGACATCGGCTGCGGCTGGGGCCCGATCGCCCTCACCCTCGCGCTCCGGGCCCCCGACGCCACGGTCTGGGCCGTCGACGTCACGGAGCGGGCGCTCGACCTCACCCGTCGCAATGCGGCCGCCCTCGGGCTGACCAACGTGCGGACCGCCCGTCCGGACGAGGTGCCGACGAATCTCCCCTTCGCCGCCATCTGGTCCAACCCGCCGATCCGCATCGGCAAGCCCGCCGTCCACGAGCTGCTGCGCACCTGGCTACCCCGCCTCGCGCCGGGAGCCGACGCTCACCTCGTCATCGGCAAGAACCTCGGCGCCGACGGCTACCAGCGCTGGATCAGCACCGAGCTGGGCCTGCCGACGGAGCGGGTCGGGTCGAGCAAGGGCTTCAGGGTCCTGCGGACCAGCCGGCCCGCGGCGGGTTGA
- the ggt gene encoding gamma-glutamyltransferase yields MGRATPTLISTLAAGALALTAATGGTATADPGPPPVGHDLPKVPVMRGGGGAVASVDPIVSQIGIDVLERGGNAADAAVAMAGAVGVVEPYSSGPGGGGFFVHYDAKTGKVETIDGRETAPASFDETVFTESDGSAMDFDTVVNSGLSVGVPGTPATWEMAAERYGTMSLNQLLKPAENTARKGFVVDQPFHDATVDNAERFAKFPDTAKIYLPGGEPIKVGAVLRNPDLAKTYRLLRTHGADAMQRGAIGEAVVDTARNPRTAPGVTVPKGEMTRADMRSYKALVKAPTHSEHRGLDIYGMAAPSSGGIAVGEILNLLESYEERTGKRTQDLSDAEWAHWFAEASATSFADRNRWVGDVPDVPTDELLSQDFADERSCLFGEDSAMARPVPFGQPDGSYGDCQTSTDTTAVGSEDQHTTSLTAVDKDGNTVTYTLTIEQYGGSGMVVPGYGFLLNNELTDFNFTPVTKGVPDPNLPGPGKRPRSSMAPTIVLEDGKPWMTAGSPGGATIITTVAQLVGGVVDRDMAIGDALAAPRVSSRNGAATELEPALADGDVGDYLRSLGHATKKVDRIGNATGIRVHGLDDLEAAAEPTRAGGGSAMVVDEDR; encoded by the coding sequence ATGGGACGCGCCACACCGACCTTGATCAGCACGCTCGCGGCCGGGGCCCTGGCCCTGACCGCCGCCACCGGGGGCACCGCCACGGCGGACCCCGGCCCGCCGCCCGTCGGCCACGACCTGCCCAAGGTGCCCGTCATGCGGGGCGGAGGCGGAGCGGTCGCCTCCGTCGACCCGATCGTCAGCCAGATCGGCATCGACGTGCTCGAGCGCGGTGGCAATGCCGCCGACGCAGCGGTCGCGATGGCCGGCGCCGTCGGGGTCGTCGAGCCCTACAGCTCCGGGCCGGGCGGTGGTGGCTTCTTCGTCCACTACGACGCCAAGACCGGCAAGGTCGAGACCATCGACGGCCGGGAGACGGCACCCGCGAGCTTCGACGAGACGGTCTTCACCGAGAGCGACGGGAGCGCGATGGACTTCGACACCGTCGTCAACTCCGGTCTCTCCGTGGGCGTCCCGGGCACGCCCGCGACCTGGGAGATGGCCGCCGAGCGCTACGGCACGATGTCGCTCAACCAGCTGCTCAAGCCGGCCGAGAACACCGCGCGCAAGGGCTTCGTCGTCGACCAGCCCTTCCACGACGCGACGGTCGACAACGCCGAGCGCTTCGCGAAGTTCCCCGACACGGCGAAGATCTACCTGCCCGGCGGCGAGCCGATCAAGGTCGGCGCCGTCCTGCGCAACCCCGACCTGGCCAAGACCTATCGCCTGCTGCGCACCCACGGCGCCGACGCGATGCAGCGCGGCGCGATCGGTGAGGCGGTCGTCGACACCGCCCGCAACCCGCGCACCGCGCCCGGCGTCACGGTGCCCAAGGGCGAGATGACCCGGGCGGACATGCGCTCCTACAAGGCCCTGGTCAAGGCGCCCACGCACAGCGAGCACCGCGGCCTCGACATCTACGGCATGGCGGCGCCCAGCTCCGGTGGCATCGCCGTCGGCGAGATCCTCAACCTGCTCGAGTCATACGAGGAGCGCACCGGCAAGCGCACCCAGGACCTCAGCGACGCGGAGTGGGCGCACTGGTTCGCCGAGGCGTCGGCGACCTCCTTCGCCGACCGCAACCGCTGGGTCGGCGACGTGCCCGACGTGCCGACCGACGAGCTGCTGTCGCAGGATTTCGCCGACGAGCGCTCGTGCCTCTTCGGTGAGGACTCGGCGATGGCCCGCCCCGTCCCCTTCGGCCAGCCGGACGGCTCCTACGGCGACTGCCAGACCTCGACCGACACCACCGCGGTCGGGTCGGAGGACCAGCACACGACCTCGCTCACGGCTGTCGACAAGGACGGCAACACCGTGACCTACACGCTGACGATCGAGCAGTACGGCGGCAGCGGCATGGTCGTGCCGGGTTACGGGTTCCTGCTCAACAACGAGCTGACGGACTTCAACTTCACGCCCGTGACGAAGGGGGTGCCCGACCCCAACCTGCCCGGTCCCGGCAAGCGGCCGCGCTCGTCGATGGCCCCGACCATCGTCCTCGAGGACGGCAAGCCGTGGATGACCGCCGGCAGCCCCGGCGGCGCGACGATCATCACGACCGTCGCCCAGCTCGTCGGCGGGGTCGTCGACCGCGACATGGCCATCGGCGACGCGCTCGCGGCGCCGCGGGTCTCCTCGCGCAACGGCGCGGCCACCGAGCTCGAGCCGGCGCTCGCCGACGGCGACGTCGGTGACTACCTGCGTTCGCTGGGCCACGCGACCAAGAAGGTCGACCGGATCGGCAATGCCACGGGGATCCGGGTCCACGGGCTCGACGACCTCGAGGCCGCGGCCGAGCCGACGCGTGCCGGTGGCGGGTCGGCGATGGTCGTCGACGAGGACCGGTGA
- a CDS encoding amino acid permease gives MPSTSSTAGAVPDHEHLDRGLNPRHVQFIALGTAIGTGLFYGSSETIQAAGPAVLVAYAVAGFMVYIVMRALGEMAVRHPVAGSFAQYAGSFLGPYAGFIVGWVFWLELAVVAIADMTAVATYMGLWFPGVPGWVWMAAAIALIGALNLMAVRVFGEMEFWFSLIKVTAIIALVVGGLALILWGREVGGTTPDVAHLWSHDGFAPFGLWGIIMSFSVVVFSFGGIETLGMTAGEADDPEHSIGRAVNTVPFRILLFYVAALAVIMSIIPWDEVTGESSPFVEVFAALQVPAAQHVMNFVVLTAALSAMNAIFYACSRTMYGLAEQGHAPRSFLHLSPRAHIPIYPVLCMFGAGAVGLVLFLVIEDRLFFFVAAIASFATVFTWLMILLAHLRMRTRMAREGLRPTGFAMPFFPVLNVIAMAFMVGVIVLLATTDSGRDAFYVGAGALVLLTIAWFTFVRDEGRAPIVLEEADHLSGDSSRV, from the coding sequence GTGCCCTCCACCTCTTCGACCGCGGGCGCCGTGCCCGACCACGAGCACCTCGACCGCGGCCTCAACCCCCGCCACGTCCAGTTCATCGCACTGGGCACTGCCATCGGCACGGGCCTCTTCTACGGCTCGTCCGAGACGATCCAGGCCGCCGGCCCGGCCGTCCTCGTCGCCTACGCGGTCGCCGGCTTCATGGTCTACATCGTCATGCGGGCCCTCGGTGAGATGGCCGTGCGCCACCCCGTCGCCGGCTCCTTCGCGCAGTACGCCGGCTCCTTCCTCGGCCCCTACGCCGGCTTCATCGTCGGCTGGGTCTTCTGGCTCGAGCTCGCGGTCGTCGCCATCGCCGACATGACCGCCGTCGCGACCTACATGGGCCTGTGGTTCCCCGGTGTCCCCGGCTGGGTGTGGATGGCCGCGGCCATCGCCCTCATCGGTGCCCTCAACCTCATGGCGGTGCGGGTCTTCGGCGAGATGGAGTTCTGGTTCTCCCTCATCAAGGTGACCGCGATCATCGCGCTCGTCGTCGGTGGTCTGGCGCTCATCCTCTGGGGGCGCGAGGTCGGCGGCACGACCCCGGACGTCGCGCACCTGTGGAGCCACGACGGCTTCGCCCCCTTCGGCCTGTGGGGCATCATCATGAGCTTCAGCGTCGTCGTCTTCTCCTTCGGCGGCATCGAGACGCTCGGCATGACGGCCGGCGAGGCCGACGACCCGGAGCACTCGATCGGGCGCGCGGTCAACACCGTGCCCTTCCGCATCCTGCTCTTCTACGTCGCGGCGCTCGCGGTCATCATGTCGATCATCCCGTGGGACGAGGTCACCGGTGAGTCCTCCCCCTTCGTCGAGGTCTTCGCCGCGCTCCAGGTCCCGGCGGCCCAGCACGTGATGAACTTCGTCGTCCTCACCGCTGCCCTGTCGGCGATGAACGCGATCTTCTACGCCTGCTCGCGCACGATGTACGGCCTCGCCGAGCAGGGCCACGCACCTCGCTCCTTCCTCCACCTGTCACCGCGAGCGCACATCCCGATCTACCCGGTGCTGTGCATGTTCGGCGCCGGCGCGGTCGGACTCGTGCTCTTCCTCGTCATCGAGGACCGGCTCTTCTTCTTCGTCGCGGCGATCGCGTCCTTCGCCACGGTCTTCACCTGGCTGATGATCCTGCTCGCGCACCTGCGGATGCGCACCCGGATGGCGCGCGAGGGCCTGCGGCCCACGGGCTTCGCGATGCCCTTCTTCCCGGTCCTCAACGTCATCGCGATGGCCTTCATGGTCGGCGTCATCGTGCTGCTCGCGACGACCGACTCCGGGCGCGACGCCTTCTACGTCGGGGCGGGTGCGCTGGTGCTCCTCACGATCGCGTGGTTCACCTTCGTGCGGGACGAAGGGCGCGCGCCGATCGTCCTCGAGGAGGCCGATCACCTCTCCGGCGACAGCTCCCGGGTGTAG